A region of Anopheles merus strain MAF chromosome 2R, AmerM5.1, whole genome shotgun sequence DNA encodes the following proteins:
- the LOC121587806 gene encoding ferritin subunit, which translates to MMKSIFFGIVALMFAAVVMQQDQASAQVTDTDAPSSTDEWNYMNRSCSAKLQDQINKEFDAAIFYMQYGAYFAQYQVNLPGFEKFFFNAASEEREHGMKLIEYALMRGQKPIDRNTFSLNFANPAARVDAEQGSVALTALKAALAKEQEVTKSIRELIKICEEDHNDYHLVDYLTGEFLEEQHQGQRDLAGKITMLSKLLRTNPKLGEFMFDKQNM; encoded by the exons ATGATGAAATCGATCTTCTTCGGAATCGTTGCCCTGATGTTCGCGGCTGTTGTGATGCAGCAGGACCAGGCATCGGCACAGGTTACCGATACGGATGCCCCCTCAA GCACCGACGAATGGAACTACATGAACCGTAGCTGCTCCGCCAAGCTGCAGGACCAGATCAACAAGGAGTTCGATGCGGCCATCTTCTACATGCAGTACGGTGCCTACTTCGCCCAGTACCAGGTGAATCTGCCCGGCTTCGAGAAGTTCTTCTTCAACGCCGCCTCGGAGGAGCGCGAGCACGGCATGAAGCTGATCGAGTACGCGCTGATGCGCGGCCAGAAGCCGATCGACCGCAACACCTTCTCGCTGAACTTC GCTAACCCGGCTGCCCGCGTCGATGCGGAGCAGGGTTCGGTTGCGCTGACCGCCCTGAAGGCCGCCCTCGCCAAGGAGCAGGAGGTGACCAAGAGCATCCGCGAGCTGATCAAGATCTGCGAGGAGGACCACAACGACTACCATCTGGTGGACTACCTGACGGGCGAGTTCCTGGAGGAGCAGCACCAGGGCCAGCGCGATCTGGCCGGCAAGATTACCATGCTGAGCAAGCTGCTGCGCACGAACCCCAAGCTGGGCGAGTTTATGTTCGACAAGCAGAACATGTAA
- the LOC121587805 gene encoding soma ferritin — MMAKMNVVFVLGFVLVASAFATDLSANDCEINVEECSPTYSSFLSRSGKTVENDLKQYTSQLVDKSFHFLMMSSAFNKHSLDRPGFEKLYRKISDKAWADAIELIKYQSRRGSFGHLVQPSKGENYGKVLDVQELSSLQFALDYEKQMAKEAHAIHRKISHAHSKAGSNGSDDVYHYDPDAAHYLDENIIEYQSGVVRDLAGYVHNLKHFTSAKHAANDLGNHVFDEFLAKVE; from the exons atgatggCAAAGATgaatgttgtgtttgtgttgggcTTTGTGCTGGTGGCTTCCGCCTTTGCGACGGACCTTAGTGCAAATGACTGCGAAATCAACGTGG AGGAATGTTCGCCGACCTACTCCAGCTTTCTGTCGCGTTCCGGCAAGACGGTGGAGAACGATCTGAAGCAGTACACTAGCCAGCTGGTGGACAAATCGTTCCACTTCCTGATGATGTCGTCCGCGTTCAACAAGCACAGCCTGGACCGTCCCGGGTTCGAGAAGCTGTACCGCAAGATCAGCGACAAGGCATGGGCGGATGCGATCGAGCTGATCAAGTACCAGAGCCGCCGCGGCTCGTTCGGCCATCTGGTGCAGCCGAGCAAGGGCGAGAACTACGGCAAGGTGCTGGACGTGCAGGAGCTGAGCTCGCTGCAGTTCGCGCTGGACTACGAGAAGCAGATGGCGAAGGAGGCGCACGCCATCCATCGCAAGATTTCGCACGCCCACTCGAAGGCCGGCTCGAACGGCTCGGACGACGTCTACCATTACGATCCGGACGCGGCCCACTACCTGGACGAGAACATCATCGAGTACCAGTCGGGTGTGGTGCGCGATCTGGCCGGCTACGTGCACAAcctgaagcacttcacctcggCGAAGCACGCGGCCAACGATTTGGGCAACCATGTGTTCGACGAGTTCCTGGCTAAGGTGGAGTAA
- the LOC121587796 gene encoding protein UBASH3A homolog isoform X2 produces the protein MAALPPRKNPTPTKISKQHLTPLQILLQMGFPKHRAEKALAATGNRGVQLASDWLLAHVNDPFLDECAPREYILYACPTGPFLQQLENFWAQSREACGWNGAHNFTPHITLVSFFKAPDECAPQLSKALKDLMNLPGARIDRPIGLELYTSPNFMGFFVAEDDANYLKRLALQYVKEVSHSIISDTYEQLDALVTCFPWCGGVTSARCIPRSSRSISLEPHVKSLHLTLAYQFPPGQFNALKALVENLDASCTDANWELRLYSRDPRLVSKQVHKVLYPHTPRETDELELRIGDHIYLNPEAIQASTDGWVEGISWLTGTTGYLPENYTERTAESDAWTMHRTVPLCDARTVPADETLSDTVDGVLPASGSPSLAPEANDTVSVGQSETQPDGAPQTTDRAAPAPDQQQTATGSGGGEQQNGGKMFGGNKTLDDIPLEKLHELVKKRTNMQVIPGDQCASQSPSVPRTESGTRKVYVMRHGERIDFTFGSWVPYCFDEAGNYVRKDLNMPTSLPTRKPSLWQKDSPLTNVGRYQARLVGEGLKDAGVQIARAYCSPSFRCIQTATSVLEGLGLKATVPICIEPGLFEWLAWYQDGLPEWLTPDELIAADYNIDTAYKPLSSPGLLREHFHEKLNEFYCRNSNAAEEIIKSTEGNVLIVGHATTLDTCTRFIIGEKLRSTNDMARIMQKVSYCSLAVMESDGTTPSGDSEQAESTVKGHWKLAVPPCDPVTHTNNNRFDYKILLE, from the exons ATGGCAGCGCTTCCACCACGCAAAAATCCAACGCCAACCAAAATATCCAAGCAACACCTGACACCGCTGCAAATACTGCTCCAGATGGGCTTCCCCAAGCATAGAGC tgAAAAAGCACTAGCGGCCACCGGCAACCGGGGCGTCCAGCTGGCCTCCGATTGGCTGCTGGCGCACGTGAACGACCCCTTCCTGGACGAATGCGCTCCGCGCGAATACATCCTGTACGCCTGCCCGACCGGTCCCTTTCTGCAGCAGCTGGAAAACTTCTGGGCCCAGTCGAGGGAGGCGTGCGGCTGGAACGGGGCCCACAACTTTACGCCCCACATTACGCTGGTGTCGTTCTTCAAAGCGCCGGACGAGTGCGCCCCCCAGCTGTCGAAGGCGCTGAAAGACCTGATGAACCTGCCCGGCGCCCGGATCGATCGGCCGATCGGGCTGGAGCTGTACACGAGCCCCAACTTTATGGGCTTTTTCGTCGCGGAAGACGACGCCAACTATCTGAAGCGGCTGGCCCTGCAATACGTAAAGGAGGTGTCCCACTCAA TAATTAGTGACACCTATGAGCAGCTAGACGCACTGGTAACGTGTTTTCCGTGGTGCGGAGGAGTTACCTCGGCCCGATGCATACCGCGTAGCAGTCGAT CCATCTCGCTGGAACCGCACGTCAAGTCGCTGCATCTGACGCTGGCCTACCAGTTCCCGCCGGGTCAGTTTAATGCGCTGAAAGCGTTGGTGGAAAATTTGGACGCTTCCTGCACGGACGCCAACTGGGAGCTGCGGCTGTACTCGCGCGATCCCCGGCTCGTCTCGAAGCAGGTGCACAAGGTGCTGTATCCGCACACGCCGCGCGAAACGGACGAGCTGGAGCTCCGGATCGGTGACCACATCTATCTCAACCCGGAAGCAATACAAGCGTCCACCGACGGCTGGGTCGAGGGGATCTCGTGGCTAACCGGCACTACCGGCTACCTGCCCGAAAACTACACCGAGCGGACGGCGGAATCGGACGCGTGGACGATGCACCGTACGGTGCCGCTGTGCGACGCACGGACCGTACCGGCCGACGAAACACTGTCCGACACGGTTGATGGAGTGCTGCCCGCCAGTGGATCGCCCAGCCTGGCACCGGAAGCGAACGATACGG TATCTGTAGGTCAGAGCGAAACGCAACCGGACGGTGCACCGCAAACGACGGACCGAGCAGCACCTGCACCAGACCAGCAACAAACAGCAACGGGCAGCGGCGGTGGCGAGCAGCAGAACGGTGGCAAAATGTTCGGTGGCAATAAAACGCTCGACGACATTCCGCTGGAAAAGTTGCACGAGCTGGTGAAAAAGCGTACCAACATGCAGGTGATCCCGGGAGATCAGTGCGCCTCACAGTCGCCGTCCGTACCGCGGACGGAATCGGGCACGCGCAAGGTGTACGTCATGCGACACGGCGAGCGGATCGATTTTACCTTCGGCTCGTGGGTGCCGTACTGCTTCGATGAGGCCGGCAACTACGTCCGGAAAGATCTGAACATGCCCACATCGTTGCCCACACG TAAACCCAGCCTCTGGCAGAAGGATTCACCACTGACGAACGTGGGCCGCTATCAGGCACGGCTGGTGGGCGAAGGGCTGAAGGATGCGGGGGTACAAATAGCGCGCGCGTACTGCTCGCCCTCGTTCCGCTGCATCCAGACGGCCACTTCAGTGCTGGAGGGGCTCGGATTAAAGGCAACCGTGCCGATCTGCATCGAGCCCGGCCTGTTCGAGTGGCTCGCCTGGTACCAGGACGGGCTGCCCGAGTGGCTTACGCCGGACGAGCTGATTGCGGCCGACTACAACATCGATACGGCCTACAAACCGCTCTCTTCGCCGGGCCTGCTGCGGGAACATTTTCACGAAAAGTTGAACGAGTTTTACTGCCGCAATTCGAACGCCGCggaagaaattattaaaaGCACGG AAGGAAACGTGCTGATTGTGGGCCATGCCACAACGCTCGATACGTGCACCCGGTTCATCATTGGCGAGAAGCTTCGCTCCACCAACGATATGGCCCGAATAATGCAGAAAGTGTCCTACTGCAGCCTGGCGGTAATGGAGTCGGACGGCACGACACCGTCCGGTGACAGTGAGCAGGCGGAAAGCACAGTCAAGGGACACTGGAAGCTGGCGGTGCCACCGTGCGATCCTGtgacgcacaccaacaacaaccggTTTGACTACAAGATACTATTAGAGTAG
- the LOC121587796 gene encoding protein UBASH3A homolog isoform X3 translates to MAALPPRKNPTPTKISKQHLTPLQILLQMGFPKHRAEKALAATGNRGVQLASDWLLAHVNDPFLDECAPREYILYACPTGPFLQQLENFWAQSREACGWNGAHNFTPHITLVSFFKAPDECAPQLSKALKDLMNLPGARIDRPIGLELYTSPNFMGFFVAEDDANYLKRLALQYVKEVSHSTISLEPHVKSLHLTLAYQFPPGQFNALKALVENLDASCTDANWELRLYSRDPRLVSKQVHKVLYPHTPRETDELELRIGDHIYLNPEAIQASTDGWVEGISWLTGTTGYLPENYTERTAESDAWTMHRTVPLCDARTVPADETLSDTVDGVLPASGSPSLAPEANDTVSVGQSETQPDGAPQTTDRAAPAPDQQQTATGSGGGEQQNGGKMFGGNKTLDDIPLEKLHELVKKRTNMQVIPGDQCASQSPSVPRTESGTRKVYVMRHGERIDFTFGSWVPYCFDEAGNYVRKDLNMPTSLPTRKPSLWQKDSPLTNVGRYQARLVGEGLKDAGVQIARAYCSPSFRCIQTATSVLEGLGLKATVPICIEPGLFEWLAWYQDGLPEWLTPDELIAADYNIDTAYKPLSSPGLLREHFHEKLNEFYCRNSNAAEEIIKSTEGNVLIVGHATTLDTCTRFIIGEKLRSTNDMARIMQKVSYCSLAVMESDGTTPSGDSEQAESTVKGHWKLAVPPCDPVTHTNNNRFDYKILLE, encoded by the exons ATGGCAGCGCTTCCACCACGCAAAAATCCAACGCCAACCAAAATATCCAAGCAACACCTGACACCGCTGCAAATACTGCTCCAGATGGGCTTCCCCAAGCATAGAGC tgAAAAAGCACTAGCGGCCACCGGCAACCGGGGCGTCCAGCTGGCCTCCGATTGGCTGCTGGCGCACGTGAACGACCCCTTCCTGGACGAATGCGCTCCGCGCGAATACATCCTGTACGCCTGCCCGACCGGTCCCTTTCTGCAGCAGCTGGAAAACTTCTGGGCCCAGTCGAGGGAGGCGTGCGGCTGGAACGGGGCCCACAACTTTACGCCCCACATTACGCTGGTGTCGTTCTTCAAAGCGCCGGACGAGTGCGCCCCCCAGCTGTCGAAGGCGCTGAAAGACCTGATGAACCTGCCCGGCGCCCGGATCGATCGGCCGATCGGGCTGGAGCTGTACACGAGCCCCAACTTTATGGGCTTTTTCGTCGCGGAAGACGACGCCAACTATCTGAAGCGGCTGGCCCTGCAATACGTAAAGGAGGTGTCCCACTCAA CCATCTCGCTGGAACCGCACGTCAAGTCGCTGCATCTGACGCTGGCCTACCAGTTCCCGCCGGGTCAGTTTAATGCGCTGAAAGCGTTGGTGGAAAATTTGGACGCTTCCTGCACGGACGCCAACTGGGAGCTGCGGCTGTACTCGCGCGATCCCCGGCTCGTCTCGAAGCAGGTGCACAAGGTGCTGTATCCGCACACGCCGCGCGAAACGGACGAGCTGGAGCTCCGGATCGGTGACCACATCTATCTCAACCCGGAAGCAATACAAGCGTCCACCGACGGCTGGGTCGAGGGGATCTCGTGGCTAACCGGCACTACCGGCTACCTGCCCGAAAACTACACCGAGCGGACGGCGGAATCGGACGCGTGGACGATGCACCGTACGGTGCCGCTGTGCGACGCACGGACCGTACCGGCCGACGAAACACTGTCCGACACGGTTGATGGAGTGCTGCCCGCCAGTGGATCGCCCAGCCTGGCACCGGAAGCGAACGATACGG TATCTGTAGGTCAGAGCGAAACGCAACCGGACGGTGCACCGCAAACGACGGACCGAGCAGCACCTGCACCAGACCAGCAACAAACAGCAACGGGCAGCGGCGGTGGCGAGCAGCAGAACGGTGGCAAAATGTTCGGTGGCAATAAAACGCTCGACGACATTCCGCTGGAAAAGTTGCACGAGCTGGTGAAAAAGCGTACCAACATGCAGGTGATCCCGGGAGATCAGTGCGCCTCACAGTCGCCGTCCGTACCGCGGACGGAATCGGGCACGCGCAAGGTGTACGTCATGCGACACGGCGAGCGGATCGATTTTACCTTCGGCTCGTGGGTGCCGTACTGCTTCGATGAGGCCGGCAACTACGTCCGGAAAGATCTGAACATGCCCACATCGTTGCCCACACG TAAACCCAGCCTCTGGCAGAAGGATTCACCACTGACGAACGTGGGCCGCTATCAGGCACGGCTGGTGGGCGAAGGGCTGAAGGATGCGGGGGTACAAATAGCGCGCGCGTACTGCTCGCCCTCGTTCCGCTGCATCCAGACGGCCACTTCAGTGCTGGAGGGGCTCGGATTAAAGGCAACCGTGCCGATCTGCATCGAGCCCGGCCTGTTCGAGTGGCTCGCCTGGTACCAGGACGGGCTGCCCGAGTGGCTTACGCCGGACGAGCTGATTGCGGCCGACTACAACATCGATACGGCCTACAAACCGCTCTCTTCGCCGGGCCTGCTGCGGGAACATTTTCACGAAAAGTTGAACGAGTTTTACTGCCGCAATTCGAACGCCGCggaagaaattattaaaaGCACGG AAGGAAACGTGCTGATTGTGGGCCATGCCACAACGCTCGATACGTGCACCCGGTTCATCATTGGCGAGAAGCTTCGCTCCACCAACGATATGGCCCGAATAATGCAGAAAGTGTCCTACTGCAGCCTGGCGGTAATGGAGTCGGACGGCACGACACCGTCCGGTGACAGTGAGCAGGCGGAAAGCACAGTCAAGGGACACTGGAAGCTGGCGGTGCCACCGTGCGATCCTGtgacgcacaccaacaacaaccggTTTGACTACAAGATACTATTAGAGTAG
- the LOC121587796 gene encoding protein UBASH3A homolog isoform X1, translated as MAALPPRKNPTPTKISKQHLTPLQILLQMGFPKHRAEKALAATGNRGVQLASDWLLAHVNDPFLDECAPREYILYACPTGPFLQQLENFWAQSREACGWNGAHNFTPHITLVSFFKAPDECAPQLSKALKDLMNLPGARIDRPIGLELYTSPNFMGFFVAEDDANYLKRLALQYVKEVSHSIISDTYEQLDALVTCFPWCGGVTSARCIPRSSRCKQLPGARLLVPFLTLSVLRLVLPLLVIQYVVLVAQISTHRSLATRLFASTHIAAISLEPHVKSLHLTLAYQFPPGQFNALKALVENLDASCTDANWELRLYSRDPRLVSKQVHKVLYPHTPRETDELELRIGDHIYLNPEAIQASTDGWVEGISWLTGTTGYLPENYTERTAESDAWTMHRTVPLCDARTVPADETLSDTVDGVLPASGSPSLAPEANDTVSVGQSETQPDGAPQTTDRAAPAPDQQQTATGSGGGEQQNGGKMFGGNKTLDDIPLEKLHELVKKRTNMQVIPGDQCASQSPSVPRTESGTRKVYVMRHGERIDFTFGSWVPYCFDEAGNYVRKDLNMPTSLPTRKPSLWQKDSPLTNVGRYQARLVGEGLKDAGVQIARAYCSPSFRCIQTATSVLEGLGLKATVPICIEPGLFEWLAWYQDGLPEWLTPDELIAADYNIDTAYKPLSSPGLLREHFHEKLNEFYCRNSNAAEEIIKSTEGNVLIVGHATTLDTCTRFIIGEKLRSTNDMARIMQKVSYCSLAVMESDGTTPSGDSEQAESTVKGHWKLAVPPCDPVTHTNNNRFDYKILLE; from the exons ATGGCAGCGCTTCCACCACGCAAAAATCCAACGCCAACCAAAATATCCAAGCAACACCTGACACCGCTGCAAATACTGCTCCAGATGGGCTTCCCCAAGCATAGAGC tgAAAAAGCACTAGCGGCCACCGGCAACCGGGGCGTCCAGCTGGCCTCCGATTGGCTGCTGGCGCACGTGAACGACCCCTTCCTGGACGAATGCGCTCCGCGCGAATACATCCTGTACGCCTGCCCGACCGGTCCCTTTCTGCAGCAGCTGGAAAACTTCTGGGCCCAGTCGAGGGAGGCGTGCGGCTGGAACGGGGCCCACAACTTTACGCCCCACATTACGCTGGTGTCGTTCTTCAAAGCGCCGGACGAGTGCGCCCCCCAGCTGTCGAAGGCGCTGAAAGACCTGATGAACCTGCCCGGCGCCCGGATCGATCGGCCGATCGGGCTGGAGCTGTACACGAGCCCCAACTTTATGGGCTTTTTCGTCGCGGAAGACGACGCCAACTATCTGAAGCGGCTGGCCCTGCAATACGTAAAGGAGGTGTCCCACTCAA TAATTAGTGACACCTATGAGCAGCTAGACGCACTGGTAACGTGTTTTCCGTGGTGCGGAGGAGTTACCTCGGCCCGATGCATACCGCGTAGCAGTCGATGTAAGCAGCTCCCCGGTGCCCGACTCCTTGTGCCCTTCCTGACGCTTTCCGTTTTGCGTTTAGTTTTGCCACTTTTAGTTAT ACAGTACGTTGTTTTAGTTGCCCAAATTTCGACCCACCGATCATTAGCCACGCGTTTATTCGCCTCCACACACATTGCAGCCATCTCGCTGGAACCGCACGTCAAGTCGCTGCATCTGACGCTGGCCTACCAGTTCCCGCCGGGTCAGTTTAATGCGCTGAAAGCGTTGGTGGAAAATTTGGACGCTTCCTGCACGGACGCCAACTGGGAGCTGCGGCTGTACTCGCGCGATCCCCGGCTCGTCTCGAAGCAGGTGCACAAGGTGCTGTATCCGCACACGCCGCGCGAAACGGACGAGCTGGAGCTCCGGATCGGTGACCACATCTATCTCAACCCGGAAGCAATACAAGCGTCCACCGACGGCTGGGTCGAGGGGATCTCGTGGCTAACCGGCACTACCGGCTACCTGCCCGAAAACTACACCGAGCGGACGGCGGAATCGGACGCGTGGACGATGCACCGTACGGTGCCGCTGTGCGACGCACGGACCGTACCGGCCGACGAAACACTGTCCGACACGGTTGATGGAGTGCTGCCCGCCAGTGGATCGCCCAGCCTGGCACCGGAAGCGAACGATACGG TATCTGTAGGTCAGAGCGAAACGCAACCGGACGGTGCACCGCAAACGACGGACCGAGCAGCACCTGCACCAGACCAGCAACAAACAGCAACGGGCAGCGGCGGTGGCGAGCAGCAGAACGGTGGCAAAATGTTCGGTGGCAATAAAACGCTCGACGACATTCCGCTGGAAAAGTTGCACGAGCTGGTGAAAAAGCGTACCAACATGCAGGTGATCCCGGGAGATCAGTGCGCCTCACAGTCGCCGTCCGTACCGCGGACGGAATCGGGCACGCGCAAGGTGTACGTCATGCGACACGGCGAGCGGATCGATTTTACCTTCGGCTCGTGGGTGCCGTACTGCTTCGATGAGGCCGGCAACTACGTCCGGAAAGATCTGAACATGCCCACATCGTTGCCCACACG TAAACCCAGCCTCTGGCAGAAGGATTCACCACTGACGAACGTGGGCCGCTATCAGGCACGGCTGGTGGGCGAAGGGCTGAAGGATGCGGGGGTACAAATAGCGCGCGCGTACTGCTCGCCCTCGTTCCGCTGCATCCAGACGGCCACTTCAGTGCTGGAGGGGCTCGGATTAAAGGCAACCGTGCCGATCTGCATCGAGCCCGGCCTGTTCGAGTGGCTCGCCTGGTACCAGGACGGGCTGCCCGAGTGGCTTACGCCGGACGAGCTGATTGCGGCCGACTACAACATCGATACGGCCTACAAACCGCTCTCTTCGCCGGGCCTGCTGCGGGAACATTTTCACGAAAAGTTGAACGAGTTTTACTGCCGCAATTCGAACGCCGCggaagaaattattaaaaGCACGG AAGGAAACGTGCTGATTGTGGGCCATGCCACAACGCTCGATACGTGCACCCGGTTCATCATTGGCGAGAAGCTTCGCTCCACCAACGATATGGCCCGAATAATGCAGAAAGTGTCCTACTGCAGCCTGGCGGTAATGGAGTCGGACGGCACGACACCGTCCGGTGACAGTGAGCAGGCGGAAAGCACAGTCAAGGGACACTGGAAGCTGGCGGTGCCACCGTGCGATCCTGtgacgcacaccaacaacaaccggTTTGACTACAAGATACTATTAGAGTAG
- the LOC121587801 gene encoding rhodopsin-like, whose product MPYYGPMQQPGLWGQPVANLTVVDKVPPEIMHLVDPHWSQFPPMNPLWHSIIGFVIFVLGVVSIIGNGMVIYIFSTAKTLRTPSNLFIVNLALSDFLMMGTNAFTMVYNCWFETWSLGLLMCDLYAFFGSLFGCCSIWTMTMIALDRHNVIVRGLSGKPLTNTGAILRILLCWLIGVVWGILPMLGWNRYVPEGNMTACGTDYLTDDWFHKSYILVYSVFVYYTPLFTIIYAYFFIIKAVSAHEKNMREQAKRMNIQSLRSSDDGKSTEMKLAKVALVTISLWFMAWTPYTVINYTGVFKTASITPLATIWGSVFAKANAVYNPIVYGISHPKYRAALLRRFPSLACSDGPPADDKSLASEASGITSAGNPTTA is encoded by the exons ATGCCATACTACGGTCCAATGCAACAGCCCGGGCTGTGGGGCCAGCCGGTGGCCAACCTGACCGTGGTGGACAAGGTGCCGCCCGAAATTATGCACCTGGTCGATCCGCACTGGTCCCAGTTCCCGCCGATGAACCCGCTGTGGCACTCCATCATCGGGTTTGTCATCTTCGTGCTGGGCGTGGTGTCGATCATCGGCAACGGCATGGTGATCTACATCTTCTCCACCGCCAAAACGCTCCGCACACCGTCGAACCTGTTCATCGTCAATCTGGCCCTGTCGGACTTCCTGATGATGGGCACGAACGCGTTCACGATGGTGTACAACTGCTGGTTCGAGACCTGGTCGCTCGGGCTGCTGATGTGCGATCTGTACGCGTTCTTCGGTTCGCTGTTCGGCTGCTGCTCGATctggacgatgacgatgatcgCGCTGGACCGGCACAACGTGATCGTGCGCGGTCTGTCCGGCAAGCCGCTCACCAACACGGGCGCCATACTGCGCATCCTGCTCTGCTGGCTGATCGGTGTCGTGTGGGGCATACTGCCGATGCTCGGCTGGAACCGGTACGTGCCGGAGGGCAACATGACGGCCTGCGGTACGGACTACCTGACCGACGATTGGTTCCACAAGTCGTACATACTGGTGTACTCGGTGTTTGTCTACTACACGCCCCTGTTTACCATCATCTACGCGTACTTCTTCATTATTAAG GCTGTATCGGCGCACGAGAAAAACATGCGCGAACAGGCGAAACGCATGAACATACAGTCCCTGCGCTCGTCGGACGATGGTAAGAGCACCGAGATGAAGCTGGCCAAGGTGGCACTGGTGACCATCTCGCTGTGGTTCATGGCCTGGACACCGTACACGGTGATCAACTATACGGGCGTGTTCAAGACGGCCAGCATCACACCGCTGGCCACCATCTGGGGTTCGGTCTTTGCCAAAGCAAATGCCGTCTACAACCCGATCGTGTACGGCATCAGCCATCCCAAGTACCGGGCGGCCCTGTTGCGCCGGTTCCCATCGCTCGCCTGCAGTGACGGTCCACCGGCCGACGATAAATCGCTCGCCTCCGAAGCGTCCGGCATTACGTCGGCCGGCAACCCAACCACAGCGTAA